A window of the Streptomyces sp. JB150 genome harbors these coding sequences:
- a CDS encoding MFS transporter produces MATAEPTRTDDTGPVPGDGPRIRVPGSPPDPSRRTPRDRVARHPALLVTAVAGVLHIVWFFTFANSGGDLAAQDAWAEFVGRHPDSAYNLAWYGGMHPVSYSVVSPYLMSVLGVRTTMMIAGTLSAGLLTMILVRSRAVRAPLWPALAGVFGLLGNAASGRVTFGLGTLFALAAVAAVFCWPYRWRHKRWAKALCAAPLAALATMSSPVAGLFVGLVAVALFLQKRRPGAWALGLGPSVVVAVSAWAFPFSGTQPMGFGSAVLPMLYALLVLLLVPREWVTVRITSAVYFLAVLLVWLISSQIGSNITRLAMLFAGVVLVAALPFTVPRSRKWYALVVSFAGFVGWIGFKSVDDVVHTTPRASWARELAPLVNELQQVGAGKGRVEVVPAASHREASALAPYVNLARGWNRQADMERNPLFYDDTLNSANYHLWLKRWAVHFVVLPKDEPDGDGGQRERELVQRGLPYLEQIWGDANWQLFRVKDPTPLADPPATVERAEQGEMTLRVGRPGRILIRVPYSPWLQLVDAEGKGVEGPRETEESRSRPEGEPKTYENVNGCLMETEEDEEGDTWTLLLAPRAGTYRLASPYDWPRGTPCPKELR; encoded by the coding sequence GTGGCCACTGCGGAGCCGACACGCACCGACGACACCGGTCCGGTCCCGGGGGACGGTCCGCGAATACGCGTGCCCGGCTCCCCGCCGGACCCCTCGCGGCGGACCCCGCGCGACCGCGTGGCCCGCCACCCCGCGCTCCTCGTCACCGCCGTGGCCGGCGTACTGCACATCGTGTGGTTCTTCACGTTCGCGAACAGCGGCGGGGACCTCGCGGCGCAGGACGCCTGGGCGGAGTTCGTCGGCCGGCACCCCGACTCGGCGTACAACCTGGCCTGGTACGGCGGGATGCACCCGGTGTCGTACAGCGTGGTGTCGCCGTATCTGATGTCGGTGCTCGGCGTGCGGACCACGATGATGATCGCCGGGACGCTGTCGGCGGGTCTGCTGACGATGATCCTGGTCCGCAGCCGGGCCGTGCGCGCACCGCTGTGGCCCGCGCTGGCGGGCGTGTTCGGCCTGCTCGGCAACGCGGCCTCGGGCCGGGTGACCTTCGGTCTGGGCACGCTGTTCGCCCTCGCGGCGGTGGCGGCGGTGTTCTGCTGGCCGTACCGCTGGCGTCACAAGCGCTGGGCGAAGGCGCTGTGCGCGGCCCCGCTGGCGGCGCTGGCCACCATGTCGTCACCGGTCGCGGGCCTGTTCGTCGGGCTGGTCGCGGTGGCGCTGTTCCTGCAGAAGCGGCGGCCGGGCGCCTGGGCGCTGGGGCTCGGCCCGAGTGTGGTCGTCGCGGTGTCCGCGTGGGCGTTCCCGTTCTCCGGCACCCAGCCGATGGGGTTCGGCTCGGCCGTGCTGCCGATGCTGTACGCGCTGCTGGTCCTCCTGCTCGTGCCGCGCGAGTGGGTCACCGTCCGGATCACCTCGGCGGTGTACTTCCTGGCCGTCCTGCTCGTCTGGCTCATCAGCTCGCAGATCGGCTCGAACATCACGCGGCTGGCGATGCTGTTCGCGGGGGTGGTGCTGGTGGCGGCGCTGCCGTTCACGGTGCCGCGCTCGCGCAAGTGGTACGCGCTGGTGGTGTCGTTCGCCGGTTTCGTCGGCTGGATCGGCTTCAAGTCGGTCGACGACGTGGTGCACACCACCCCGCGCGCCTCGTGGGCCCGGGAGCTGGCGCCGCTGGTGAACGAGTTGCAGCAGGTCGGCGCCGGCAAGGGCCGGGTGGAGGTGGTCCCGGCCGCCTCGCACCGGGAGGCCTCGGCGCTCGCCCCGTACGTGAACCTGGCCCGCGGCTGGAACCGCCAGGCCGACATGGAGCGCAACCCGCTCTTCTACGACGACACCCTGAACTCGGCCAACTATCACCTGTGGCTCAAGCGCTGGGCGGTCCACTTCGTGGTCCTGCCGAAGGACGAGCCGGACGGGGACGGCGGCCAGCGCGAACGGGAGCTGGTGCAGCGCGGTCTGCCGTACCTGGAGCAGATCTGGGGCGACGCCAACTGGCAGCTGTTCCGGGTGAAGGACCCCACTCCGCTCGCCGACCCGCCCGCCACCGTGGAGCGCGCCGAGCAGGGCGAGATGACGCTGCGGGTCGGCCGGCCCGGCCGGATCCTGATCCGGGTGCCGTACTCCCCCTGGCTCCAGCTGGTCGACGCCGAGGGCAAGGGGGTGGAGGGCCCGCGGGAGACGGAGGAGTCCCGGAGCCGCCCCGAGGGCGAGCCGAAGACGTACGAGAACGTCAACGGCTGTCTGATGGAGACGGAGGAGGACGAGGAGGGCGACACGTGGACGCTGCTTCTCGCGCCCCGCGCGGGCACCTACCGGCTCGCCTCCCCCTACGACTGGCCGCGCGGGACGCCGTGCCCAAAGGAGCTGCGCTGA